One window of the Candidatus Dependentiae bacterium genome contains the following:
- a CDS encoding amino acid carrier protein has translation MINLSDILIIKNWLLGWPLIFYVVAVSVACTIWLRFVQIRYFFKAINTLLNPSETAHAGDMTPVQAFVNALSASIGNGSLAGVATAVYMGGPGAVFWVMIFGMVLMSIRFAEVFLSTQFAKYAPRGTVLGGPMLYLKQLPFGYVFAYLYAISCVIFGLLGGNAAQSNSIMLGLYTTWGIPPMVTAVVAGLFTLYVILGGSQRIVQVSNKIVPIKVIVFFSSSFFVLAYNYANIFSALQLIVMSALEPQAVFGGTLGFTFQQALRFGMARSIFATEAGLGTAGILFGFTGSTESVKDGLISMVSTFISALVAFLVGLCIVTSGVWNSGFDSTALTIAAFNTAFGQLGGWIVNFLAIAFGMGVLVTYAYVVRAAWFSLTNGKYGFAFVVVYALTTSIGALVSVEFVWNAIDVSVACMLFLNLLGIAYLLPVISRELNAYMQSE, from the coding sequence GTGATTAACTTGTCTGACATACTTATTATAAAAAATTGGTTACTTGGTTGGCCGTTAATTTTTTATGTCGTAGCAGTCAGTGTTGCATGTACTATTTGGTTGCGTTTTGTGCAGATCCGCTATTTTTTTAAAGCAATCAATACATTACTCAATCCGTCTGAAACTGCACATGCCGGAGATATGACCCCCGTACAAGCATTTGTGAATGCATTGAGTGCAAGTATCGGGAATGGTAGTCTTGCGGGTGTTGCTACAGCAGTGTATATGGGCGGACCCGGTGCTGTATTCTGGGTTATGATTTTTGGTATGGTACTTATGTCTATACGATTTGCAGAAGTTTTTTTGAGCACCCAATTTGCAAAGTATGCACCACGTGGTACCGTGCTTGGTGGTCCAATGTTGTATCTCAAACAGTTGCCATTTGGTTATGTATTTGCCTATTTATATGCAATATCATGTGTCATTTTTGGGTTACTCGGAGGTAATGCAGCACAATCAAACTCAATTATGTTGGGTTTGTATACAACATGGGGTATTCCTCCAATGGTAACCGCTGTTGTAGCTGGTTTGTTTACTCTCTATGTAATTCTGGGTGGCTCGCAACGCATTGTTCAAGTTTCTAATAAAATTGTACCAATTAAGGTTATAGTTTTTTTCAGTTCTTCATTTTTTGTGCTGGCTTATAACTATGCGAATATTTTTAGTGCTTTACAACTCATTGTTATGAGTGCTCTTGAACCGCAAGCTGTGTTTGGTGGCACGCTCGGGTTTACTTTTCAACAAGCCTTGCGTTTTGGTATGGCACGTTCTATTTTTGCTACGGAGGCAGGTTTGGGAACTGCTGGTATTTTATTTGGTTTTACCGGTAGTACAGAATCGGTTAAAGATGGTCTTATTTCTATGGTGAGCACATTTATTAGTGCGCTTGTAGCATTTTTAGTTGGTTTATGTATTGTTACCAGCGGTGTGTGGAATTCTGGATTTGACAGTACGGCACTGACTATTGCAGCATTTAATACAGCATTTGGACAACTGGGTGGTTGGATTGTGAATTTTCTTGCTATTGCATTTGGTATGGGGGTACTTGTTACGTATGCATATGTTGTTCGTGCCGCATGGTTTTCATTAACGAATGGTAAGTATGGATTTGCTTTTGTTGTGGTATATGCGCTGACCACAAGCATAGGGGCTTTGGTTTCTGTTGAATTTGTATGGAATGCGATTGATGTATCAGTTGCTTGTATGTTATTTCTTAATTTATTGGGTATAGCATATTTACTTCCCGTTATTTCTCGAGAGCTGAACGCATATATGCAAAGTGAATAA
- the ruvX gene encoding Holliday junction resolvase RuvX: MKILALDIGDSWTGIAISDPLQMLARPYKTVASKDLKDTLTTILSAEPIITVVVGYPKTLRGTESEQTLKIKNTALKLEAMFSSVTWKLWDERLTSKQAARIQKSKTKEDKLQSHAIAAALILGSYLDHLNFQKNLLE; the protein is encoded by the coding sequence ATGAAAATACTCGCTCTAGATATTGGTGATAGTTGGACTGGTATCGCTATTTCTGATCCATTACAAATGCTTGCGCGTCCATATAAAACAGTCGCAAGTAAAGATTTGAAAGATACACTTACCACTATATTATCTGCTGAACCAATTATCACCGTTGTAGTTGGTTATCCAAAAACACTACGTGGTACAGAAAGTGAACAAACACTTAAAATAAAAAACACTGCCCTTAAGCTAGAAGCAATGTTTAGTTCTGTCACATGGAAATTGTGGGATGAACGACTTACGAGCAAGCAAGCTGCACGTATACAAAAATCGAAAACAAAAGAAGATAAGTTACAATCGCATGCCATTGCTGCAGCACTTATTCTTGGTTCATATTTAGATCATCTTAATTTTCAAAAAAATCTGCTAGAATAA
- a CDS encoding UDP-N-acetylmuramoyl-L-alanyl-D-glutamate--2,6-diaminopimelate ligase, whose amino-acid sequence MNQVMMPKKFPVTCHTDYVQPGSTFVAIAGMSVDGVAYIPQAIKNGASVIVLAEDAQVSVDTWRLMRDAGVEVQRVPDTRKALAVLSAQAAGYPARQLKIIGVTGTKGKTTTTFLLAHVLQGAGKKVGLVSTVHNRIMDTIFPPALTTPQPDYLQQFLRCCVDAQVEYVVMEVAAQALSLHRVHDILFDGVIFTNFSHEHLEFYPTIDAYFAAKCLIFDQVKNGAPVLINMDDALSVPLIQNQYKGFGFHGSTVIKTEQPCTIMCDDVIIACPVLLGSFNCYNILGAARMALALGIRQQDVVSSLAYFSGVPGRLQQFSMPNGARCIIDYAHNPSSYEAVLSMLRAQTDDLIVVFGAGGQRDPHKRPIMGKIASTFADTVILTSDNPRTEDPLKIMEDIAAGIEHKYKVIYEVDRQNAINLAYKKSRAGSIIAILGKGTDEYQIVGSQKKYFSERQIIQALY is encoded by the coding sequence ATGAATCAAGTGATGATGCCAAAAAAATTTCCTGTTACGTGTCATACCGATTACGTTCAACCAGGATCAACGTTTGTCGCAATCGCCGGCATGAGTGTTGACGGAGTTGCTTATATTCCACAGGCGATCAAAAATGGAGCCTCTGTGATTGTATTGGCTGAGGACGCTCAGGTGTCTGTAGATACTTGGCGACTTATGCGTGATGCTGGCGTTGAGGTTCAACGTGTGCCAGATACACGTAAAGCACTTGCTGTATTAAGTGCGCAAGCAGCAGGATATCCAGCACGTCAATTAAAGATTATTGGTGTCACTGGTACCAAAGGAAAAACGACTACTACTTTTTTGTTAGCACATGTGTTGCAAGGTGCAGGCAAAAAAGTAGGTTTGGTCAGTACGGTACATAATCGTATAATGGATACTATATTTCCACCGGCGCTTACAACACCACAGCCAGATTACTTGCAACAGTTTTTGCGCTGTTGTGTAGATGCGCAAGTAGAATATGTAGTGATGGAGGTTGCTGCACAAGCGCTCAGTTTGCATCGAGTGCATGATATTTTGTTTGATGGCGTTATATTTACTAATTTTTCTCATGAACATTTAGAGTTTTATCCCACTATAGATGCCTACTTTGCGGCCAAATGTTTGATATTTGATCAGGTTAAAAACGGTGCACCAGTATTGATTAACATGGATGATGCACTATCGGTGCCGCTTATACAAAATCAATATAAAGGATTTGGGTTTCATGGAAGTACAGTCATAAAAACAGAACAACCATGCACTATTATGTGTGATGATGTTATTATTGCTTGCCCCGTTTTGTTAGGAAGTTTTAATTGTTATAACATACTCGGTGCTGCGCGTATGGCGCTTGCTCTTGGTATACGCCAACAAGATGTTGTCAGTAGTTTAGCATATTTTTCTGGTGTACCGGGTCGCTTACAACAATTTAGTATGCCGAATGGTGCACGGTGTATTATTGATTATGCGCATAACCCGTCATCATATGAGGCAGTACTTTCTATGTTACGTGCACAAACAGATGATTTGATTGTGGTATTTGGCGCAGGAGGGCAACGTGATCCGCACAAACGGCCTATCATGGGTAAGATAGCATCAACTTTTGCAGATACGGTAATTTTAACTTCCGATAATCCACGAACTGAAGATCCACTAAAAATTATGGAAGATATTGCAGCTGGCATAGAACATAAATATAAAGTTATTTATGAAGTTGATCGGCAAAATGCTATTAATTTAGCATATAAAAAATCACGTGCAGGATCTATTATTGCTATTTTGGGCAAGGGGACTGATGAATATCAAATTGTCGGTTCTCAGAAAAAATATTTTAGTGAGCGGCAAATAATTCAAGCATTGTATTAA
- a CDS encoding sodium-translocating pyrophosphatase: protein MELSVLNFSLIFGGVAAFGLAVVAFLMNAIQKITVEDEKAERIAQAIRTGAMTFLREEYKIITLMVLIIGTFIGLLVKSILVTAVFMVGSFMSMLTGFLGMRAATAANVRTTLAAKNRGEHAAFLVSFFGGGVMGFAVASCGLLGLGTIYYLYSDRPDFLLLLTSFSVGGSLVAFFARVGGGIYTKSADVGADLVGKIEAGIPEDDPRNPAVIADNVGDCVGDTAGMGADIYESYVGAIVASTILAVSMHADKITYVTLPIMLAALGLIGSLFGLISNLLFKLEPAAMLRNAGYIAIVTLLGLSFWYMRSVGLPVELFYAVALGCISGVVIGLITEHYTGGKPVEQVAESAKTGSATNIIYGLSVGMESTVAPVIILAGIVLVAYLFGGGLFGVSLAAVAMLATVGISMTVDAYGPIADNAGGIAEMSGFDPSVRKITDKLDALGNTTAAMGKGFAIGSALLTALAMFSAYSQEAGIEVLDVLDPFILTGMFIGATVPFLISALTMRSVSNAALQMVLEVRRQFKEIKGLMEGKAEPDYARCVAISTRASLREMILPGVITVSLPVVIFYTLGKPALGGMLVGSTLVGVLLALMMANSGGAWDNAKKYIEAGHLGGKGSDAHKSAITGDTVGDPFKDTSGPALNILIKLMSVVALLLVLMK from the coding sequence ATGGAACTATCAGTTCTCAATTTTTCTCTTATTTTTGGTGGAGTTGCCGCCTTTGGGTTGGCAGTTGTTGCCTTTCTGATGAATGCGATTCAAAAAATTACGGTCGAAGATGAAAAGGCCGAACGTATAGCGCAGGCTATTCGTACTGGTGCAATGACCTTTTTGCGCGAAGAGTACAAAATTATTACTTTAATGGTACTTATTATTGGTACCTTTATAGGGCTCTTGGTAAAAAGCATATTAGTTACTGCGGTATTTATGGTTGGTTCATTCATGTCGATGTTGACAGGTTTTCTTGGTATGCGCGCAGCAACAGCGGCGAACGTACGTACTACCTTGGCAGCAAAAAATCGTGGTGAACACGCTGCATTCCTTGTTTCATTTTTTGGTGGCGGGGTTATGGGTTTTGCAGTTGCAAGTTGCGGGTTATTGGGTCTTGGTACTATATATTACTTGTATTCTGATCGTCCCGACTTTTTATTATTGTTAACCAGCTTTAGCGTTGGAGGCTCACTTGTTGCATTTTTTGCACGTGTTGGTGGGGGTATTTATACCAAATCAGCTGACGTAGGTGCCGACTTAGTGGGTAAAATAGAAGCTGGTATTCCTGAGGATGATCCGCGTAATCCGGCAGTAATTGCAGATAACGTTGGTGACTGTGTAGGTGACACTGCTGGTATGGGTGCTGATATTTATGAATCATATGTAGGTGCTATTGTAGCATCGACTATTTTGGCAGTCAGTATGCATGCAGACAAAATTACCTATGTTACATTGCCAATAATGCTTGCAGCCCTTGGATTAATAGGTTCGTTGTTTGGTTTGATTTCGAATTTATTATTTAAGTTAGAACCAGCAGCTATGTTACGTAATGCAGGGTATATTGCAATTGTAACGCTCCTTGGGCTTTCATTCTGGTATATGCGATCAGTTGGTTTACCAGTTGAATTGTTCTATGCTGTTGCTCTTGGTTGTATATCTGGTGTTGTAATTGGTCTAATAACCGAACATTACACAGGTGGTAAGCCAGTAGAACAAGTTGCAGAAAGTGCAAAAACTGGTTCAGCAACAAATATTATTTACGGTTTATCAGTTGGTATGGAATCTACCGTAGCGCCTGTTATTATTTTGGCAGGTATAGTATTGGTAGCATATCTTTTTGGTGGTGGATTGTTTGGTGTATCATTGGCAGCTGTTGCTATGCTTGCAACGGTAGGTATTAGCATGACAGTTGATGCGTATGGTCCAATAGCAGATAATGCTGGTGGTATTGCAGAAATGTCAGGTTTTGATCCTTCAGTTCGTAAAATTACCGACAAATTAGATGCGCTTGGTAATACTACAGCCGCTATGGGTAAAGGTTTCGCCATAGGTTCAGCGTTGCTGACTGCACTTGCTATGTTCTCTGCATACTCTCAAGAAGCAGGCATAGAGGTGTTAGACGTTTTGGATCCATTTATATTGACTGGGATGTTTATTGGTGCAACAGTACCGTTTTTGATTTCTGCATTAACTATGCGTTCAGTGAGTAATGCTGCATTGCAAATGGTACTTGAAGTACGTCGTCAATTTAAAGAAATTAAAGGCCTCATGGAAGGTAAGGCAGAACCTGATTATGCACGCTGTGTAGCAATTAGTACACGTGCATCATTGCGTGAAATGATATTGCCTGGTGTTATTACTGTTTCTTTACCTGTAGTAATTTTTTATACCCTAGGTAAACCGGCTCTTGGCGGGATGCTTGTAGGTTCAACATTGGTTGGTGTCTTACTTGCTCTTATGATGGCTAATAGTGGTGGAGCTTGGGATAACGCGAAAAAATATATTGAAGCAGGGCACCTTGGTGGTAAAGGTTCAGATGCACACAAATCAGCCATAACTGGCGACACGGTGGGCGACCCTTTCAAAGATACATCTGGTCCAGCACTTAATATTTTAATTAAGTTAATGTCAGTAGTTGCACTATTGCTTGTACTGATGAAGTAA